In a genomic window of Sphingomonas koreensis:
- a CDS encoding metallophosphoesterase family protein — translation MLRNLLSTFARKRDVQSRPAGTIPAGTRVYAVGDIHGRLDLLDDLLRRMESDDAARGAADTTVIFLGDLIDRGPDSAQVVQRLLELGARTEKVRFLLGNHEEVFLKSMAGEQKALPFFLRIGGKETVLSYGISQSEYEQSDYPELLDLLRERVPQAHLDFLSAFEDMIVIGDYAFVHAGIRPGVPLEAQKPETLRWIREDFLNSAEPCEKIVVHGHSISEEVEERGRRIGLDTGAYFSGRLTAMGFEGAERWVLQTGDVA, via the coding sequence ATGCTTCGTAATCTTCTTTCGACGTTCGCCCGGAAGCGCGACGTGCAATCGCGGCCCGCGGGAACGATCCCTGCCGGTACGCGCGTCTATGCCGTGGGCGACATCCACGGGCGGCTGGACCTGCTCGACGATCTGCTTCGCAGAATGGAAAGTGACGACGCCGCGCGCGGCGCCGCGGACACGACCGTCATTTTCCTGGGGGATCTGATCGACCGCGGCCCGGACTCGGCGCAGGTCGTGCAGCGGCTGCTGGAGCTGGGGGCTCGGACCGAAAAGGTCCGCTTTCTCCTCGGCAACCACGAGGAGGTCTTCCTCAAGTCGATGGCCGGCGAGCAAAAGGCGTTGCCCTTCTTCCTGCGCATCGGCGGCAAGGAAACCGTACTGAGCTATGGAATCAGCCAGTCCGAATATGAGCAGAGCGACTATCCCGAACTGCTCGACCTGTTGCGGGAACGGGTGCCGCAGGCGCATCTGGATTTCCTGTCCGCATTCGAGGACATGATCGTCATCGGCGATTATGCGTTCGTTCATGCCGGTATCCGGCCAGGCGTGCCACTCGAAGCGCAGAAACCCGAGACGTTACGCTGGATCCGTGAGGACTTCTTGAACAGCGCTGAGCCGTGCGAGAAGATCGTGGTGCACGGCCACTCCATCTCGGAAGAGGTGGAGGAGCGCGGGCGTCGGATCGGTCTCGACACCGGAGCGTATTTCAGCGGCCGTCTCACCGCGATGGGCTTCGAGGGCGCCGAGCGCTGGGTCTTGCAGACGGGCGATGTGGCCTGA
- the rfbB gene encoding dTDP-glucose 4,6-dehydratase: MRTILVTGGAGFIGSAVVRRLVRKGLRVVNLDKLTYAGNRASLRELDAAPSHRFVHGDIADAPLVLSLLREERADAIMHLAAESHVDRSIARPGTFVETNVVGTFRLLSAALDYWRKLKGAKRDTFRFHHISTDEVYGDLPYGGGMFTETTPYAPSSPYSASKAAGDHFVRTWRTTYGLPVVLSNCSNNYGPYQFPEKLIPLTILNAITGRSLPVYGKGENVRDWLHVDDHADALERVLTGGTVGESYNVGGGNERTNLQVVEAICDLIDARMPLPGGRSRRDLIRFVADRPGHDRRYAIDPAKIESELGWKAQLHFDTGLAQTVDWYLDNRWWWEPFHANGDAGPRLGRVA; the protein is encoded by the coding sequence GTGCGGACGATCCTCGTCACGGGCGGTGCCGGCTTCATCGGCTCGGCGGTGGTGCGTCGCCTGGTCCGCAAGGGACTGCGGGTCGTCAATCTCGACAAGCTGACCTATGCCGGCAACCGGGCCAGCCTGCGCGAGCTCGACGCTGCGCCCAGCCACCGCTTCGTGCATGGCGACATCGCCGATGCCCCATTGGTCCTCTCGCTGCTCCGCGAGGAGCGCGCCGATGCCATCATGCACCTCGCCGCCGAAAGCCATGTCGATCGCTCGATCGCCAGACCCGGCACCTTCGTCGAAACCAACGTCGTCGGCACGTTCCGCCTGCTCTCGGCCGCGCTCGACTATTGGCGCAAGCTCAAGGGGGCGAAGCGCGACACGTTCCGCTTCCATCACATCTCGACCGACGAGGTCTATGGCGACCTGCCCTATGGCGGCGGCATGTTCACCGAGACGACACCCTATGCGCCATCGTCACCCTATTCGGCATCGAAGGCGGCGGGCGACCATTTCGTGCGCACCTGGCGCACCACCTACGGCCTGCCTGTGGTGCTCTCCAATTGCTCGAACAACTATGGGCCGTACCAGTTTCCCGAGAAGCTGATCCCGCTGACCATCCTGAATGCGATTACGGGCAGGTCGCTTCCCGTCTACGGCAAGGGCGAGAATGTCCGCGACTGGCTTCATGTCGATGATCATGCCGACGCGCTCGAGCGGGTGCTGACCGGCGGCACGGTCGGCGAAAGCTACAATGTCGGCGGCGGCAACGAACGGACCAATTTGCAGGTGGTCGAGGCGATCTGCGACCTGATCGACGCGCGCATGCCGCTACCCGGCGGGCGCAGCCGCCGCGACCTGATCCGCTTCGTTGCCGACCGGCCGGGACATGACCGCCGCTACGCCATCGACCCGGCCAAGATCGAAAGCGAGCTCGGCTGGAAGGCGCAACTGCACTTCGATACGGGATTGGCGCAGACCGTCGATTGGTATCTCGATAATCGCTGGTGGTGGGAGCCGTTCCATGCGAACGGCGACGCCGGCCCGCGGCTGGGCCGGGTCGCATGA
- a CDS encoding sugar transferase, producing the protein MNKRVLTNTERLPVAMPHRPMLQRIRYQLAGGVLFAVLAPWLLRMLVGADVGHVQLVLNTVVADVIGLMLGYYIYQSMAAYPGAHSSYFVLPAFCISYALVIMVLIVSRWDYDRLILILGFIGCNIWFYAISLLRQTRAPIRVGVVPFGDVKQLSNVPGLRCTRLRAPSLAEVATQQVITADLRTDLPDDWERFLADATLNGIAVVNAKQLYESVTGRVRVDHLWENSFGSLIPLNAYLKLKYVIDLITAALALVALLPFFLIIAIVIRVESPGSALFRQTRMGYGGRPFTVFKFRTMRCVERTPEDARDAAMTGDNDPRITRLGRFLRRTRIDELPQIMNILRGEMSWIGPRPEAEVLSEWYEQELPFYRYRHVVRPGITGWAQVNQGHVADVAEVFNKLQYDFYYIRHFGPWLDALIVVRTIATVITGFGSR; encoded by the coding sequence ATGAACAAGCGCGTTTTGACGAATACGGAGCGGCTTCCCGTCGCCATGCCGCATCGGCCGATGCTGCAGCGGATCCGCTACCAGCTTGCCGGCGGCGTGCTGTTTGCCGTCTTGGCGCCGTGGCTGCTGCGCATGCTGGTGGGGGCCGATGTCGGGCATGTGCAGCTGGTGCTCAACACGGTGGTGGCCGATGTCATCGGGCTGATGCTGGGCTACTACATTTATCAGAGCATGGCGGCCTATCCCGGTGCGCATTCCAGCTATTTCGTGCTGCCGGCCTTCTGCATCAGCTATGCGCTGGTGATCATGGTGCTGATCGTGTCGCGATGGGACTATGACCGGCTGATCCTGATCCTGGGGTTCATTGGCTGCAACATCTGGTTCTACGCGATCTCGCTGCTGCGTCAGACGCGCGCGCCGATCCGCGTTGGAGTAGTGCCGTTCGGGGACGTCAAGCAGCTCAGCAACGTGCCCGGCCTGCGCTGCACCCGGCTGCGCGCGCCGAGCCTAGCGGAAGTGGCGACGCAGCAGGTCATCACGGCGGATCTTCGCACCGATCTGCCCGATGACTGGGAGCGTTTCCTGGCGGATGCCACGCTGAACGGGATTGCCGTGGTCAACGCCAAGCAGCTCTATGAATCGGTCACGGGCCGGGTTCGCGTCGATCATCTGTGGGAGAATTCGTTCGGCTCGCTGATCCCGCTCAACGCCTATCTCAAGCTGAAATATGTCATCGACCTGATCACCGCGGCGCTCGCACTGGTCGCTCTGCTACCGTTCTTCCTGATCATCGCCATCGTGATCCGAGTGGAATCGCCCGGCTCGGCGCTCTTCCGTCAGACCCGCATGGGCTATGGTGGGCGGCCGTTCACCGTCTTCAAGTTCCGCACGATGCGCTGCGTCGAACGTACCCCCGAGGATGCGCGCGACGCGGCGATGACCGGCGACAATGATCCGCGCATCACCCGGCTCGGCCGCTTCCTGCGCCGTACGCGCATCGACGAGCTGCCCCAGATCATGAACATCCTGCGCGGCGAGATGAGCTGGATCGGGCCGCGGCCGGAGGCGGAGGTGCTCTCCGAATGGTATGAGCAGGAACTACCCTTCTACCGCTATCGCCACGTCGTGCGGCCGGGCATCACCGGCTGGGCGCAGGTCAACCAGGGCCATGTCGCTGACGTGGCCGAGGTCTTCAACAAGCTGCAGTACGACTTCTACTATATCCGCCACTTCGGCCCGTGGCTCGACGCGCTGATCGTGGTGCGGACGATCGCGACGGTGATCACCGGCTTCGGCTCGCGCTGA
- the wecC gene encoding UDP-N-acetyl-D-mannosamine dehydrogenase, giving the protein MTNPKTVCVVGLGYIGLPTAALLANSGFRVFGCDKDASVVATINEGRIHIVEPDLDAAVSKAVASGMLSASTDPAPADIFMICVPTPFRDGGEVPEPNLDYVLAATRAIAAHVGPGSIIILESTSPVGSTRQIADTLAAAGVDVTSLHIAYCPERVLPGRIMVELVENDRIVGGLTPEATEQVGAFYRGFVRGEVLLTNAATAEMCKLTENSFRDVNIAFANELSVICDKAGIDVWDVIALSNRHPRVNILQPGVGVGGHCIAVDPWFIVASDPANARLIRSAREVNDAKPGWVVDQIAAAAETLRQREGRETVVACLGLAFKPDIDDLRESPALAVFRRLQAHGLNPVAVEPNIETLADAELRTLDEAVAQADILCLLVGHRQFLGLDDRRGRDGQVLLNFCSPQLRRTKA; this is encoded by the coding sequence TTGACCAACCCAAAAACTGTCTGCGTCGTCGGCCTCGGCTATATCGGCCTCCCCACCGCGGCTCTGCTCGCCAATAGCGGCTTCCGCGTGTTCGGCTGCGACAAGGACGCGTCGGTGGTCGCGACGATCAATGAGGGCCGCATCCACATCGTCGAGCCCGATCTCGACGCCGCGGTGAGCAAGGCGGTCGCCTCGGGCATGCTCTCGGCGTCGACCGATCCGGCCCCGGCGGACATCTTCATGATCTGCGTGCCCACGCCCTTCCGCGACGGCGGCGAGGTGCCCGAACCCAATCTCGACTATGTCCTCGCCGCGACCCGTGCGATCGCGGCGCATGTCGGCCCCGGCTCGATCATCATCCTCGAATCGACCTCGCCGGTCGGCTCGACCCGGCAGATCGCCGACACGCTAGCTGCGGCGGGCGTCGATGTCACCTCGCTCCATATCGCCTATTGCCCGGAGCGGGTACTGCCCGGCCGGATCATGGTCGAACTGGTCGAGAATGACCGCATCGTCGGCGGGCTGACGCCCGAGGCAACCGAGCAGGTCGGCGCCTTCTATCGCGGCTTCGTCCGCGGCGAGGTGCTGCTGACCAACGCCGCCACGGCGGAGATGTGCAAGCTGACCGAGAACAGCTTCCGCGACGTCAACATCGCCTTCGCCAACGAGCTGTCGGTGATCTGCGACAAGGCGGGGATCGACGTATGGGACGTGATCGCGCTGTCCAACCGCCATCCGCGCGTCAACATCCTCCAGCCCGGCGTCGGTGTCGGCGGGCACTGCATCGCGGTGGATCCGTGGTTCATCGTCGCCAGCGACCCTGCCAATGCCCGGCTGATCCGCAGCGCGCGCGAGGTGAACGACGCCAAGCCCGGCTGGGTGGTCGATCAGATCGCCGCCGCTGCCGAGACCCTGCGCCAGCGTGAGGGCCGCGAGACGGTGGTCGCCTGCCTCGGCCTCGCCTTCAAACCGGACATCGACGACCTACGCGAATCGCCCGCGCTCGCCGTGTTCCGCCGCCTGCAGGCGCACGGGCTCAACCCGGTGGCGGTCGAGCCCAATATCGAGACGCTGGCAGACGCCGAGCTGCGTACGCTCGACGAGGCGGTCGCGCAGGCCGACATCCTGTGCCTGCTGGTCGGCCATCGCCAGTTCCTGGGCCTCGACGACCGGCGCGGGCGCGACGGGCAGGTGCTGCTCAACTTCTGCTCGCCCCAGCTGCGCCGCACCAAGGCCTGA
- the wecB gene encoding non-hydrolyzing UDP-N-acetylglucosamine 2-epimerase: protein MILVFGTRPETIKMGPLYHALKARPDQFLPLTCVTGQHRQMLDQTLAVFDIVPDHDLNVMKPNQDLFDVTSNVLLGMREIIAREKPDLMLVHGDTTTTLAASLAAFYTGTPLGHVEAGLRTHDLTAPFPEEFNRQVASKVTRWHFAPTEQSAANLRAEGVTDDRIVVTGNSVIDALHWMLDRVDGDPARSGAIGELLDGHIDFDWRTRPFVLITGHRRENFGDGFQQICRALRVLAERFPETNFVYPVHLNPNVQAPVREILGDVSNVKLIPPLDYEPFVYLLRQCDLVLTDSGGIQEEGPSLGKPVLVMREVTERPEAIAAGTVRLVGANYDQIVANVSELLEDRAVHAAMSRAHNPYGDGEACRRIADFLETLP, encoded by the coding sequence GTGATCCTGGTTTTCGGGACGCGCCCGGAAACCATCAAGATGGGGCCGCTCTATCATGCGCTGAAGGCGCGCCCGGACCAGTTCCTGCCGCTCACCTGCGTCACCGGCCAGCATCGCCAGATGCTCGATCAGACGCTGGCGGTGTTCGACATCGTCCCCGATCACGACCTGAACGTCATGAAGCCCAACCAGGACCTTTTCGACGTGACGAGCAATGTCCTGCTCGGCATGCGCGAGATCATCGCGCGCGAGAAGCCGGACCTGATGCTGGTGCATGGCGACACCACCACCACGCTCGCCGCCTCGCTCGCCGCCTTCTACACCGGCACCCCGCTCGGCCATGTCGAGGCGGGGCTGCGCACCCATGATCTCACCGCGCCCTTCCCCGAGGAGTTCAACCGGCAGGTCGCGAGCAAGGTGACGCGCTGGCACTTCGCGCCGACCGAGCAGAGTGCCGCCAACCTGCGTGCCGAAGGCGTCACGGACGACCGTATCGTCGTCACCGGCAACAGCGTGATCGACGCGCTGCACTGGATGCTCGACCGGGTCGATGGCGACCCTGCGCGTAGCGGCGCGATCGGCGAGTTGCTCGACGGCCATATCGACTTCGACTGGCGCACGCGTCCGTTCGTGCTCATCACCGGGCACCGGCGCGAGAATTTCGGCGACGGGTTCCAGCAGATCTGCCGCGCGCTGCGCGTGCTCGCCGAGCGCTTTCCGGAGACGAATTTCGTATATCCGGTCCACCTCAACCCCAACGTCCAGGCGCCGGTGCGCGAGATCTTGGGCGACGTCTCCAACGTCAAGCTGATCCCGCCACTCGATTACGAGCCCTTCGTCTACCTGCTGCGCCAGTGCGATCTGGTGCTGACCGACAGCGGCGGCATCCAGGAGGAAGGCCCGAGCCTGGGCAAGCCCGTGCTGGTGATGCGCGAGGTCACCGAACGACCCGAAGCGATCGCCGCAGGCACCGTGCGGCTGGTCGGCGCGAATTACGACCAGATCGTCGCCAATGTCTCCGAACTGCTCGAGGACCGCGCCGTGCACGCGGCGATGTCGCGGGCGCACAATCCCTATGGCGATGGTGAGGCGTGCCGCCGCATCGCCGACTTCCTGGAAACGCTGCCTTGA
- a CDS encoding glycosyltransferase family 4 protein, with protein sequence MRILFLTDNFPPEVNAPASRTFEHCREWVRAGHQVTVITCAPNFPGGKVFGGYRNRLRQTETMDGIEVIRVWSYMTANEGFAKRVLDYVSFMVSAIVAGLFVGRPDVIVGTSPQFFTAVAARVLGTLKRVPWVFELRDIWPESIKAVSALNGDSAVIRWLEKLELHLYHHAARVVAVTNAFKDNLVARGIDPQKIEIVTNGVDLSRYGPQAKDAELEAQLGLQGRFVAGYVGTHGMAHALETLIDAAALLAARPDGQNIRIVLIGDGARKAKLVAMAAERSLPNLLFLDSVSKDQIIRYWSVLDAAIIHLRKNPLFETVIPSKLFEAMGMGVPVVMGVGGEAGGIVHAGETGILFEPENPAALADALIALANDDTARNALKGNALRVAKQYDRSYLASWMLGILERVK encoded by the coding sequence TTGCGCATCCTGTTCCTCACCGACAATTTCCCGCCTGAGGTCAACGCGCCCGCCAGCCGCACCTTCGAGCATTGCCGCGAATGGGTGCGCGCCGGGCACCAGGTGACGGTGATCACCTGCGCGCCCAACTTTCCCGGCGGCAAGGTGTTCGGCGGCTATCGCAACAGGCTGCGCCAGACCGAGACGATGGACGGGATCGAGGTGATCCGCGTCTGGAGCTACATGACCGCGAACGAGGGATTCGCGAAGCGAGTCCTCGATTATGTGAGCTTCATGGTCTCGGCGATCGTCGCCGGGCTGTTCGTCGGGCGGCCCGACGTGATCGTCGGCACATCGCCGCAATTCTTCACCGCGGTCGCGGCTCGCGTTCTCGGCACCCTCAAGCGCGTGCCCTGGGTGTTCGAACTGCGCGACATCTGGCCTGAATCGATCAAGGCGGTGAGCGCACTCAACGGCGACAGCGCGGTGATCCGCTGGCTCGAGAAGCTCGAACTGCACCTTTATCACCACGCCGCCCGCGTCGTCGCTGTGACCAACGCCTTCAAGGACAATCTCGTCGCGCGCGGTATCGATCCGCAAAAGATCGAGATCGTGACCAACGGCGTCGACCTGTCGCGCTACGGCCCGCAGGCCAAGGACGCCGAACTCGAGGCGCAGCTGGGGCTGCAGGGCCGCTTCGTCGCCGGCTATGTCGGCACGCACGGCATGGCGCACGCGCTGGAAACACTGATTGACGCCGCGGCATTGCTCGCCGCACGCCCGGACGGGCAGAATATCCGCATCGTCCTGATCGGCGACGGCGCGCGCAAGGCGAAGCTGGTGGCGATGGCGGCCGAGCGCAGTCTGCCCAATTTGCTGTTCCTCGACAGCGTGAGCAAGGACCAGATCATCCGCTACTGGTCGGTGCTCGACGCCGCGATCATCCACCTACGCAAGAACCCGCTGTTCGAAACGGTTATCCCTTCGAAACTTTTCGAGGCGATGGGGATGGGCGTGCCGGTGGTGATGGGCGTCGGCGGCGAAGCGGGCGGGATCGTGCACGCGGGCGAGACCGGCATCCTGTTCGAGCCGGAGAATCCCGCCGCGCTCGCCGATGCGCTGATCGCGCTGGCCAACGACGACACGGCGCGCAACGCCCTGAAGGGCAACGCACTTCGCGTTGCAAAGCAATATGACCGCAGCTATCTCGCCTCGTGGATGCTGGGGATCCTCGAAAGGGTGAAATGA